A single genomic interval of Desulfovibrio intestinalis harbors:
- a CDS encoding methyl-accepting chemotaxis protein, translated as MTIKARVILGFLLTIIVMAGSTIPYVTSKMRENAEQAYMEASHEQLQIMGSYIEGFIGEAERNLAVLAADEVLINAEGLFPIYVNKTSETAYKRSDLDSEAAKAAMLIARVAEANPAYAEVYAGYPDGSYGTSMKEGPIPAGFNSSKRPWYVGQMNSGKPMGLANSYLSISGEMVLAVTHILRSDKGAIKGVLGVDVSLNGLSEKFTSLNFGSTGYFMLIENTGRILCDPRDKDLTGKVIGTEVKDPGLEQLFSTQDGLVLTRIKDVPVRANVFTTSFGWKIVVIQDESEIFASANEAIRSVSIIYGIVTLIMLAVAWYIVRSINRPLHLIVAEADKISQGNLDVHLEPRDFYGELAELRHSLLNMVTNLQNMITTAHQKSNEAEEQTLLAKAATEQAEAARQQAENARRDGMLAAAGQLEEVVLVISSASNQLSARIAQSDHISAESATRLSEAATAMNQMNATVREVAGNASAASSMSDETRGNAENGAQIVRQALESIDHVHSVSMELKGDMSQLNEHALAINRIMGVISDIADQTNLLALNAAIEAARAGDAGRGFAVVADEVRKLAEKTMASTQDVGNAIKAIQESTAKSVSGMDKALTEVETATGFARQSGEALRQIVSNVETTADQVRAIATASEEQSAASEEINQSIVQVNDMSGQTAQAMSEAAQAVTELAQQAHRLSALISNMKKA; from the coding sequence ATGACAATCAAGGCCAGGGTTATATTAGGTTTTTTGCTGACAATCATTGTCATGGCTGGCAGCACCATTCCTTATGTTACCAGTAAAATGCGTGAAAATGCCGAGCAGGCTTACATGGAAGCTTCCCACGAGCAATTGCAGATTATGGGAAGCTATATTGAAGGCTTTATTGGCGAGGCTGAGCGCAATCTTGCAGTTCTGGCAGCTGATGAGGTTCTTATTAATGCAGAAGGGCTTTTTCCCATCTATGTAAACAAAACCAGTGAAACGGCCTACAAGCGCTCTGACCTTGATTCTGAGGCAGCCAAAGCAGCCATGCTCATTGCGCGCGTGGCTGAGGCCAATCCTGCCTATGCGGAAGTTTATGCGGGGTACCCTGACGGCAGTTACGGAACCTCAATGAAGGAAGGCCCGATTCCCGCCGGATTCAACTCTTCCAAGCGGCCCTGGTATGTGGGGCAGATGAATTCCGGCAAACCTATGGGGCTTGCCAACAGCTACCTGTCCATTTCAGGCGAAATGGTGCTGGCTGTTACACACATCCTTCGCAGCGACAAGGGTGCAATCAAGGGCGTGTTGGGGGTGGACGTTTCACTCAACGGGCTTTCAGAAAAATTTACCTCACTGAATTTCGGAAGCACCGGCTATTTCATGCTCATTGAAAATACGGGGCGCATTCTCTGCGATCCAAGAGATAAAGATCTCACGGGCAAGGTTATTGGCACGGAAGTCAAGGATCCCGGGCTGGAGCAGTTGTTCAGCACGCAGGATGGCCTTGTGCTCACCCGCATAAAAGATGTGCCTGTTCGAGCCAACGTGTTTACAACCAGCTTTGGCTGGAAGATTGTGGTTATTCAGGACGAGAGCGAAATTTTTGCCAGCGCCAACGAAGCCATACGTTCTGTGTCAATCATTTACGGCATAGTGACTCTCATCATGCTGGCAGTGGCCTGGTATATCGTGCGGTCCATCAATCGGCCCCTGCACCTCATCGTTGCAGAGGCAGACAAGATTTCTCAGGGCAACCTTGATGTGCATCTGGAACCGCGTGACTTTTACGGAGAATTGGCGGAACTGCGCCATTCGTTGCTCAACATGGTCACCAATCTGCAAAACATGATTACAACCGCGCATCAAAAGAGCAACGAAGCCGAAGAGCAAACCCTGCTGGCCAAGGCTGCCACAGAACAGGCAGAGGCTGCCCGTCAACAGGCTGAAAACGCAAGGCGTGACGGCATGCTGGCCGCAGCAGGGCAGCTGGAAGAAGTGGTGTTGGTCATCTCTTCCGCATCCAATCAGCTTTCGGCCCGTATTGCGCAGTCGGACCATATTTCTGCGGAATCCGCAACGCGCCTCAGTGAGGCCGCCACAGCCATGAACCAGATGAACGCAACCGTGCGCGAAGTTGCTGGCAATGCTTCCGCTGCTTCGTCCATGTCAGATGAAACTAGGGGCAATGCCGAAAACGGAGCGCAGATCGTGCGGCAGGCCCTGGAGAGCATTGACCATGTGCACAGCGTTTCTATGGAGCTCAAGGGTGATATGTCTCAGCTGAATGAGCACGCCCTGGCGATTAACCGCATTATGGGCGTCATTTCTGATATTGCCGACCAGACCAACCTGCTTGCCCTTAACGCCGCCATTGAGGCTGCACGCGCTGGCGATGCTGGACGCGGCTTTGCGGTAGTGGCCGACGAAGTGCGCAAACTGGCTGAAAAGACAATGGCCTCCACTCAGGATGTGGGCAATGCCATCAAGGCCATTCAGGAAAGTACAGCCAAAAGCGTGAGCGGTATGGACAAGGCGCTTACGGAAGTTGAAACCGCCACGGGCTTTGCCCGGCAATCTGGCGAGGCTCTTCGCCAAATTGTCAGCAATGTGGAAACTACAGCAGATCAGGTACGGGCTATCGCCACGGCAAGTGAAGAACAGTCTGCCGCCAGCGAAGAAATCAACCAGTCCATTGTGCAGGTCAACGATATGTCCGGGCAAACCGCCCAGGCCATGAGCGAAGCCGCCCAAGCCGTTACCGAACTTGCGCAGCAGGCCCATCGGTTGAGCGCGCTTATCAGTAATATGAAGAAAGCCTAG
- a CDS encoding LexA family transcriptional regulator, giving the protein MTDKNEFETTLQRLMLALNASTDAELARALGITPQSVSGARKRGEVPPAWIQTCAAETGVNAHWLFFGSGPMRLPEAADGELPTSPADCETDLIHVPLAEARLSAGTGSLEVSERSDDSYAFRGDFLRRKGNPRRMVLMRVSGDSMVPEIFDNDLVLLDKGQTEISPGRLYAVGFEDAIYIKRIDKVPGKIILHSVNPAYPPVNLDLRGDIADQFRVIGRVLWSGREYR; this is encoded by the coding sequence ATGACTGATAAAAATGAATTTGAAACAACCTTGCAGAGGCTTATGCTGGCTTTGAACGCCTCAACCGATGCAGAGCTGGCCCGTGCCCTCGGCATCACACCGCAATCTGTCAGCGGCGCACGCAAACGTGGAGAAGTGCCACCTGCCTGGATTCAGACCTGCGCGGCAGAAACCGGAGTAAACGCCCACTGGCTGTTTTTCGGCAGCGGCCCCATGCGTCTTCCTGAAGCGGCAGACGGTGAACTGCCAACCAGCCCCGCCGACTGCGAAACAGATCTTATTCATGTTCCCCTGGCTGAAGCCCGCCTTTCTGCGGGCACGGGCAGCCTTGAAGTCAGCGAACGCAGTGATGACAGCTACGCCTTCAGGGGAGATTTTTTACGCCGCAAAGGCAACCCCAGGCGCATGGTTTTGATGCGTGTATCCGGGGACAGCATGGTACCTGAAATTTTTGATAATGACCTTGTGCTGCTGGACAAAGGACAGACGGAAATCAGCCCTGGCCGCCTGTATGCGGTTGGCTTTGAAGACGCCATTTATATCAAGCGGATAGACAAGGTGCCCGGCAAAATCATATTGCACAGCGTCAATCCGGCCTATCCCCCCGTCAACCTTGATTTACGCGGCGACATAGCCGACCAGTTCAGAGTTATCGGCAGAGTTCTCTGGTCAGGAAGAGAATACCGCTAA
- a CDS encoding lysozyme inhibitor LprI family protein: MLRNCLAFFRVTLPVFTILALLAFALPAVSAENRTNAHPAPPTAGQSTTTNGKEAPASDTTAAVKADPAQDKEQDDISPVQAESLYSTEYQICMDSAAGVTTEMQDCINTELGRLEKIIAFKQVALAPVLGEERSKSLHEAVTAWEALRKHGSATMYDPDGGTLSPLIASLWHLEQTARMAQWLNSLAESAE; this comes from the coding sequence ATGTTGCGAAACTGTTTGGCGTTTTTTCGCGTAACTTTGCCTGTTTTTACCATTCTGGCTCTGCTGGCTTTTGCCTTGCCCGCTGTCAGCGCGGAAAACCGCACTAACGCGCACCCTGCCCCCCCTACCGCCGGACAGTCCACTACCACTAATGGTAAGGAAGCTCCTGCCAGTGATACGACCGCCGCCGTAAAGGCAGACCCGGCGCAAGACAAAGAGCAAGACGATATTTCGCCGGTTCAGGCTGAAAGCCTGTACAGCACTGAATACCAGATATGCATGGACAGCGCCGCCGGAGTGACCACAGAAATGCAGGACTGCATCAACACAGAATTGGGGCGGCTGGAAAAAATTATTGCTTTCAAGCAGGTAGCGCTGGCTCCTGTGCTGGGGGAAGAAAGAAGCAAGTCTCTGCATGAAGCCGTCACTGCCTGGGAAGCCTTGCGCAAGCATGGTTCAGCGACCATGTATGACCCTGACGGAGGAACACTTTCTCCGCTTATCGCCTCGCTGTGGCATCTGGAACAGACCGCACGCATGGCACAATGGCTTAACAGTCTCGCTGAAAGTGCTGAATAA
- a CDS encoding FUSC family protein — translation MPISSQHRNFMVRGVLYMLAMCIPIIISQVWNKPEVALLGALGALFALFIAPRYSPLPRVLCIGAGGLLVCIAASVGVLTQGNNNLALIPLVLFSWLAALPRPDQAYLSLVVKNMSAAALLTHFGMANSLAAAELFMAGLAFGALLSVLGIQFGSGQGDGASPFEEFKAFKSGAMNDYLFGMAVPLTVLVCTLAARGLNFSHPAWVGLTVLFVMHSNGATELRRIRDRALGTVLGVIAAAPAVFSIPTPLPLAIAIGLAALFIPYAQAGHYMLFSFIITFIVLLLIDLAMLNAGGDISLLSWRLLDTILACGGVLISNMILRLIERKRSHK, via the coding sequence ATGCCCATCTCTTCCCAGCATCGTAACTTCATGGTCCGAGGCGTTCTTTACATGCTGGCCATGTGCATTCCCATTATTATCAGCCAAGTCTGGAATAAACCGGAAGTTGCTTTGCTTGGCGCACTGGGGGCGCTGTTCGCCCTGTTCATTGCGCCACGTTATAGCCCTTTGCCACGCGTATTATGCATAGGCGCAGGCGGCCTGCTCGTGTGCATAGCCGCTTCAGTGGGCGTTTTGACCCAAGGCAATAACAATCTTGCCCTTATTCCTCTGGTACTGTTCAGTTGGCTTGCGGCTCTGCCCCGTCCAGACCAGGCCTACCTCAGCCTTGTAGTCAAAAACATGTCCGCGGCCGCCCTGCTTACGCACTTTGGTATGGCCAACTCTTTGGCAGCAGCAGAACTTTTTATGGCGGGTCTGGCCTTTGGTGCGCTGCTCAGCGTGCTTGGCATCCAGTTTGGCAGCGGGCAAGGCGATGGAGCAAGCCCCTTTGAAGAGTTCAAGGCGTTCAAAAGCGGAGCCATGAATGACTACCTCTTCGGTATGGCAGTGCCGCTGACGGTTCTTGTCTGTACCCTGGCTGCGCGGGGCCTGAACTTCAGCCACCCCGCGTGGGTTGGCCTGACCGTGCTTTTTGTCATGCACAGTAACGGCGCAACCGAACTACGCCGCATCCGTGACCGCGCCCTGGGTACAGTGCTGGGCGTTATAGCGGCGGCTCCTGCTGTTTTCAGCATACCCACCCCTCTGCCTCTTGCCATTGCCATCGGCCTTGCAGCTCTTTTCATTCCTTACGCCCAAGCCGGGCATTATATGCTGTTCAGCTTCATCATCACCTTCATCGTGCTGCTGCTCATTGATCTAGCCATGCTGAATGCAGGAGGCGACATTTCTTTACTGAGTTGGCGGTTGCTTGATACCATACTGGCTTGCGGTGGCGTTCTTATATCCAACATGATTCTTCGGCTGATAGAGCGCAAACGAAGTCATAAGTAA